The Halobacterium litoreum genome includes a region encoding these proteins:
- a CDS encoding biotin--[acetyl-CoA-carboxylase] ligase, producing MPIDPDELRERVDAPLVHRESCPSTNDVARAEGRDGAAHGTFVVADEQTAGRGRTGNVWASPPGGVWSSTLVRPAFDARHVGRLTFAGGLAAAETAEAFGADARLKWPNDVVVESDGERAKLCGVLTEAVVDEVPIAGKPVDDVLPGTDPADADLSFAVLGVGVNANPAPDDLDVDRPVTTLRNEVGDVDETEVAATLHDRLLDWSSRVESDAGFEAAVDAWRDRSATLGERVRVQRRNGDDVIGDAVAVTDRGALVVDTGGSRVEVTEGECARLRRA from the coding sequence ATGCCAATCGACCCCGACGAGTTGCGCGAGCGCGTCGACGCGCCGCTCGTCCACCGGGAGTCGTGTCCGAGCACGAACGACGTCGCGCGAGCCGAAGGCAGAGACGGCGCGGCTCACGGGACGTTCGTCGTCGCCGACGAGCAGACCGCGGGCCGCGGTCGCACCGGGAACGTCTGGGCGTCTCCGCCGGGCGGCGTCTGGTCGAGTACGCTCGTTCGGCCGGCGTTCGACGCGCGCCACGTCGGCCGTCTCACGTTCGCCGGCGGCCTCGCCGCCGCGGAGACCGCCGAGGCGTTCGGCGCCGACGCCCGCCTAAAGTGGCCCAACGACGTGGTCGTCGAGTCGGACGGCGAGCGCGCGAAACTCTGTGGCGTCCTCACGGAGGCCGTCGTCGACGAGGTGCCGATTGCGGGCAAGCCCGTCGACGACGTGCTCCCTGGTACCGACCCGGCCGACGCCGACCTCTCCTTTGCGGTGCTCGGCGTCGGCGTGAACGCGAACCCCGCGCCCGACGACCTCGACGTCGACCGGCCGGTGACGACGCTACGGAACGAGGTCGGCGACGTGGACGAGACCGAGGTCGCGGCGACGCTCCACGACCGCCTCCTGGACTGGTCGTCGCGCGTCGAGTCCGACGCCGGCTTCGAGGCGGCGGTCGACGCGTGGCGCGACCGGAGCGCGACGCTCGGCGAGCGCGTGCGCGTCCAGCGCCGGAACGGCGACGACGTGATCGGTGACGCCGTGGCGGTCACGGACCGCGGCGCGCTCGTCGTCGATACCGGCGGCTCGCGAGTGGAAGTGACGGAAGGAGAGTGTGCGCGACTGCGGCGCGCTTAG
- a CDS encoding cytochrome c oxidase subunit 3 — translation MSVADDSTEDHGHHLPAVEDWPKGFGEASWWPFITALGAAGFYLGAALYVLGRGQNALVGPMVGPGVFVASTFAFLTGLYGWVYHAFVKAYWSKDAGHNSALRWGMMLFLGTEIATFGAGFVYYFFIRAGSQWTTAVEAVPDGFLGALVIGNTAILVVSSFTLHFAHVALRKGNRSRFLALLVSTLVLGVVFIAGQIYEYYEFIVHEGLTFSGGMFESAFFGLTGLHGLHVTLGAVLIGIITVRAFQGQYSAERHTSVSTVSMYWHFVDAVWIFLVVVLYAGAVV, via the coding sequence ATGAGCGTAGCGGACGATTCGACGGAGGACCACGGGCACCACCTACCGGCCGTGGAAGACTGGCCGAAGGGCTTCGGCGAGGCCAGCTGGTGGCCATTCATCACCGCGCTCGGCGCCGCCGGCTTCTACCTCGGCGCCGCGCTGTACGTACTCGGGCGCGGGCAGAACGCGCTCGTCGGGCCGATGGTCGGACCGGGCGTGTTCGTGGCCAGCACGTTCGCCTTCCTCACGGGGCTCTACGGCTGGGTCTACCACGCGTTCGTGAAGGCGTACTGGAGCAAGGACGCCGGACACAACAGCGCGCTCCGGTGGGGGATGATGCTGTTCCTCGGCACGGAAATCGCGACGTTCGGCGCCGGGTTCGTCTACTACTTCTTCATCCGCGCGGGGAGCCAGTGGACGACCGCCGTCGAGGCCGTCCCCGATGGCTTCCTCGGCGCGCTCGTCATCGGGAACACCGCCATCCTCGTGGTGTCGAGTTTCACGCTGCACTTCGCGCACGTCGCGCTCCGGAAGGGCAACCGGAGTCGCTTCCTCGCGTTGCTCGTGTCCACGCTCGTCCTCGGCGTGGTGTTCATCGCCGGCCAGATTTACGAGTACTACGAGTTCATCGTCCACGAGGGCCTCACGTTCTCCGGCGGGATGTTCGAGAGCGCGTTCTTCGGGCTGACCGGGCTGCACGGCCTCCACGTCACGCTCGGCGCCGTTCTCATCGGTATCATCACCGTGCGCGCGTTCCAGGGTCAGTACTCGGCCGAGCGCCACACCTCGGTGAGCACCGTCTCGATGTACTGGCACTTCGTCGACGCCGTCTGGATCTTCCTCGTCGTCGTGCTGTACGCCGGCGCGGTCGTGTAA
- a CDS encoding C2H2-type zinc finger protein: MTRQTPPEDAPRCSYCGDAFPDERLRDLHRGLEHYDRIDDDERDAYEDAYRDEETDLRSFRIRALAALVVLYFGFLILYALVTL; encoded by the coding sequence ATGACACGACAGACGCCACCCGAGGACGCTCCGCGGTGTTCGTACTGCGGCGACGCGTTCCCCGACGAACGCCTCCGCGACCTCCACCGCGGCCTCGAACACTACGACCGCATCGACGACGACGAACGCGACGCCTACGAGGACGCCTACCGCGACGAGGAGACCGACCTCCGGTCGTTCCGCATCCGCGCGCTCGCCGCGCTCGTCGTCCTCTACTTCGGGTTCCTCATCCTCTACGCGCTCGTCACGCTGTGA
- a CDS encoding DUF7541 family protein: MAEQQEAGLSDQYTRASPWPIPVVLGIVISEIGIVFDGLLPVAVGGLLLFAVSVVGILRESDFSRTLWKPALVVAVLFGAAGGALYGWTAADARGLALLGSAVVVAAGSLAAFLYETERL, encoded by the coding sequence ATGGCCGAACAACAGGAAGCGGGGTTGAGCGACCAGTACACTCGCGCCAGTCCGTGGCCGATTCCCGTCGTGCTCGGCATCGTCATCTCCGAAATCGGCATCGTGTTCGACGGACTCCTCCCCGTCGCCGTCGGCGGACTGTTGTTGTTCGCCGTGAGCGTCGTCGGCATCCTCCGGGAGTCGGACTTCTCGCGCACGCTCTGGAAACCCGCGCTCGTCGTCGCCGTCCTGTTCGGCGCGGCCGGCGGCGCGCTGTACGGGTGGACGGCGGCCGACGCCCGCGGTCTCGCGCTCCTCGGGAGCGCAGTCGTGGTCGCGGCCGGGTCGCTCGCGGCGTTCCTCTACGAGACCGAACGGCTCTGA
- a CDS encoding DUF6684 family protein, whose amino-acid sequence MSSRIFTKDTLLDISVNVIPLVIMAFFIVVFVALNPWAGGFTLERVLQFVLVAWILIGLAVLTYVAATRIETGEEVEPWHAGIEEHEAAEETDDADAETTDADDADDES is encoded by the coding sequence ATGAGTTCCAGAATATTCACGAAGGACACGCTCCTCGACATCTCGGTCAACGTGATTCCGCTGGTCATCATGGCGTTCTTCATCGTGGTGTTCGTCGCGTTGAACCCGTGGGCCGGCGGCTTCACGCTGGAGCGCGTCCTCCAGTTCGTCCTCGTCGCGTGGATTCTCATCGGCCTCGCCGTGCTCACGTACGTCGCCGCCACGCGCATCGAGACCGGCGAAGAGGTCGAGCCGTGGCACGCCGGCATCGAGGAACACGAGGCGGCTGAAGAGACCGACGACGCGGACGCCGAGACGACAGACGCCGACGACGCGGACGACGAGTCGTAA
- the ctaD gene encoding cytochrome c oxidase subunit I codes for MASSSLVLTVLMGILLVGVAAFLARLEDWRSYTPLSDVGGALGERTDYGHEEKPGGLIRWFTTVDHKDIGILYGLYGTIAFAWGGLAVLIMRIELVAPGVNLISPNLYNGFLTSHGITMLFLFGTPMIAAFGNYFIPLLIGADDMAFPRINAIAFWLLPPGALLIWAGFFLQPLGVNPAATSWTMYTPLSIQMPSPAIDMMLLGLHLTGVSATMGAINFIATIFTERGDDIGWPQLDIFSWTMLTQSGLILFAFPLLGSALIMLLLDRNFGTTFFTVAGGDPILWQHLFWFFGHPEVYILVLPPMGLVSLILPKFSGRKLFGFKFVVYSTLAIGVLSFGVWAHHMFTTGIDPRLRASFMAVSLAIAIPSAVKVFNWITTMWNGRLRLTAPMLFCIGFVQNFIIGGVTGIFLAAIPVDLILHDTYYVVGHFHFIVYGAIGFALFAGTYYWFPMFTGRMYQKRLAHAHFWLALVGSNLTFLAMLWLGYGGMPRRYATYLPRFVDAHQIATFGAFLIGISTLFWLWNMVVSWKEGTKVDSADPWDLENHGQKTKEWTWFEAKRKKPVPDGGDDEDADPQSAD; via the coding sequence ATGGCCTCGTCATCACTGGTGCTTACCGTCCTGATGGGGATACTCCTCGTCGGTGTGGCCGCTTTCCTCGCGCGCTTAGAGGACTGGCGGTCCTACACTCCCCTCAGCGACGTCGGCGGTGCGCTCGGGGAGCGCACCGACTACGGGCACGAAGAGAAACCGGGCGGTCTCATTCGGTGGTTCACCACGGTCGACCACAAGGACATCGGCATCCTCTACGGACTCTACGGCACGATCGCGTTCGCGTGGGGCGGCCTCGCCGTCCTCATCATGCGCATCGAACTCGTCGCACCGGGCGTGAACCTCATCAGCCCGAACCTCTACAACGGCTTCCTGACCAGCCACGGCATCACGATGCTGTTCCTGTTCGGGACGCCGATGATCGCGGCGTTCGGTAACTACTTCATCCCGCTTTTGATCGGCGCGGACGACATGGCGTTCCCGCGCATCAACGCCATCGCGTTCTGGCTGCTGCCGCCGGGCGCGCTGCTCATCTGGGCTGGCTTCTTCCTCCAGCCGCTGGGCGTCAACCCCGCGGCGACGTCGTGGACGATGTACACGCCGCTGTCCATCCAGATGCCGAGCCCCGCAATCGACATGATGTTGCTCGGGCTCCATCTCACGGGGGTCTCGGCGACGATGGGCGCGATTAACTTCATCGCGACCATCTTCACGGAGCGCGGCGACGACATCGGGTGGCCGCAACTCGACATCTTCTCGTGGACGATGCTCACGCAGTCGGGGCTCATCCTGTTCGCGTTCCCGCTGCTCGGCAGCGCGCTCATCATGTTGCTCCTCGACCGGAACTTCGGCACGACGTTCTTCACGGTCGCTGGCGGCGACCCCATCCTCTGGCAGCACCTGTTCTGGTTCTTCGGCCACCCCGAAGTGTACATCCTGGTGCTCCCGCCGATGGGGCTGGTCAGTCTCATCCTGCCGAAGTTCTCCGGCCGGAAACTGTTCGGATTCAAATTCGTCGTCTACTCCACGCTCGCAATCGGGGTGCTGAGTTTCGGCGTGTGGGCTCACCACATGTTCACCACGGGCATCGACCCGCGCCTGCGGGCTAGCTTCATGGCGGTGTCACTCGCCATCGCGATTCCGTCCGCGGTGAAGGTGTTCAACTGGATTACGACGATGTGGAACGGTCGGCTCCGCCTCACCGCGCCGATGCTGTTCTGCATCGGGTTCGTCCAGAACTTCATCATCGGCGGCGTCACGGGCATCTTCCTCGCGGCGATTCCCGTCGACCTCATCCTCCACGACACCTACTACGTCGTCGGTCACTTCCACTTCATCGTGTACGGCGCCATCGGCTTCGCGCTGTTCGCGGGGACCTACTACTGGTTCCCGATGTTCACGGGCCGGATGTACCAGAAGCGCCTCGCGCACGCTCACTTCTGGCTGGCGCTCGTCGGGTCGAACCTGACGTTCCTCGCGATGCTGTGGCTCGGCTACGGCGGCATGCCGCGCCGGTACGCGACGTACCTGCCGCGGTTCGTGGACGCCCACCAGATTGCGACGTTCGGAGCGTTCCTCATCGGCATCAGCACCCTGTTCTGGCTGTGGAACATGGTCGTCTCCTGGAAGGAGGGGACGAAAGTCGACTCCGCGGACCCGTGGGACCTCGAGAACCACGGACAGAAGACCAAGGAGTGGACGTGGTTCGAAGCGAAGCGCAAGAAGCCGGTTCCGGACGGCGGCGACGACGAGGACGCCGACCCGCAGTCCGCGGACTGA
- a CDS encoding DUF7520 family protein, which produces MNERERGGRRVVLWMYAGAVAVAGIFGYFLGVIVYGSGGPTGPLAEGPAPQYGTFGPVTFELTPLNLALFGVVMVGTMLGVALAAIVYVSNSERVAQ; this is translated from the coding sequence GTGAACGAACGCGAGCGAGGTGGACGGCGCGTCGTCCTCTGGATGTACGCGGGTGCGGTGGCCGTCGCGGGCATCTTCGGGTACTTCCTGGGTGTCATCGTGTACGGAAGCGGCGGGCCGACCGGGCCACTCGCCGAGGGGCCCGCGCCGCAGTACGGGACGTTCGGCCCGGTGACCTTCGAGTTGACGCCGCTGAATCTCGCGCTGTTCGGCGTCGTGATGGTCGGCACCATGCTCGGCGTGGCGCTGGCGGCCATCGTGTACGTGTCGAACAGCGAGCGCGTCGCACAGTAG
- a CDS encoding GNAT family N-acetyltransferase: MDVREATSADAEGIRRVASASLEATYADALGEDVVAEAVDEWYRNGRLADRLDDESVQFLVAADDGDVVAFSESELDGDAAAAIEWLHVHPDHRERGLGVELLERTEAELLERGANRIEGRVIAANQSGNEFYQDHGYVRTGARTLSVAGSDHTENLYVKLPESEDPTLIEPRETAEGTLYVAFDERERGSKAPFYSAYRTEDRNDRFGFYCANCESVDTSMDSMGRVECANCGNKRRATRWDSAYL, from the coding sequence ATGGACGTTCGAGAAGCGACCAGCGCGGACGCCGAGGGGATTCGTCGAGTAGCCAGTGCCTCCCTCGAGGCGACGTACGCCGACGCGCTCGGCGAGGACGTCGTGGCCGAGGCCGTCGACGAGTGGTACCGGAACGGCCGTCTCGCCGACCGGCTCGACGACGAGAGCGTCCAGTTCCTCGTCGCGGCGGACGACGGCGACGTGGTCGCGTTCTCGGAGAGCGAACTCGACGGGGACGCGGCGGCGGCCATCGAGTGGCTGCACGTCCACCCCGACCACCGGGAACGGGGGTTGGGCGTGGAGTTGCTGGAGCGCACCGAAGCCGAGTTGCTGGAGCGGGGCGCGAACCGAATCGAGGGGCGGGTCATCGCGGCGAACCAGTCGGGCAACGAGTTCTACCAGGACCACGGTTACGTGCGGACGGGCGCGCGGACGCTGTCGGTGGCCGGCAGCGACCACACGGAGAACCTCTACGTGAAACTTCCCGAGAGCGAGGACCCCACCCTAATCGAACCGCGGGAGACCGCGGAGGGGACGCTGTACGTGGCGTTCGACGAGCGCGAGCGCGGCTCGAAGGCGCCGTTTTACTCGGCGTACCGCACCGAGGACCGGAACGACCGGTTCGGGTTCTACTGCGCGAACTGCGAGTCCGTGGACACGTCGATGGATTCGATGGGGCGCGTGGAGTGTGCGAACTGCGGGAACAAGCGCCGGGCGACGCGGTGGGACTCGGCGTACCTGTAG
- a CDS encoding DUF7576 family protein, with protein MDLTEYEGASPATDASATVEHVTHHRRWSPKRESRDDCPNCGEEFELADRHVLVTLTRGNADAGERHYFCDAACVGEWLNGDAT; from the coding sequence ATGGACCTGACGGAGTACGAGGGCGCGAGTCCGGCGACCGACGCGTCGGCCACCGTGGAACACGTCACGCACCACCGCCGGTGGTCGCCGAAGCGCGAGTCGCGGGACGACTGCCCGAACTGCGGGGAAGAGTTCGAACTCGCGGACCGCCACGTCCTCGTCACGCTCACGCGCGGGAACGCCGACGCGGGCGAACGCCACTATTTCTGTGACGCGGCCTGCGTCGGCGAGTGGCTGAACGGCGACGCCACCTAG
- the acs gene encoding acetate--CoA ligase, producing the protein MSEDPELEARLAEQDSFEPPESFVEQANVSDPEIYEEFEENWPGAWERAADLLDWKTEYDEVLDDSNPPFYEWFTGGELNASYNCVDRHLDERGDEVAIEWVGEPTDEANRTYTYRDLYDEVNEFAAALRALGVEEDDVVTMYLPMIPELPIAMLACARIGAPHSVVFAGFSADALATRMNAADSDYLVTCDGYYRRGDPLDHLGKANEGLDGVGHDTETVVVDRLGDDGFGHGLGDDQYDYDDLVAEQSGTAVEPVTRDAEDMLFLMYTSGTTGEPKGVKHTTGGYLSYVAWTSQAVLDVKPEDTYFCPADIGWITGHSYIVYGPLALGTTTMMYEGTPDYPERDRMWEIVEEYEADQFYTAPTAIRAFMKWGSEYPEGHDLSSLRLLGTVGEPINPRAWKWYYKHVGNEDCPIVDTWWQTETGGMMVTGLPGISTMKPGSAGRPLPGIDARVVDAAGEEVDAGKAGYLTVNKPWPGMLRTLYNNDERFVSEYWTEYSDTDSDDPSDWVYFPEDGAKIDDDGYITVLGRVDDVINVSGHRLGTMEIESAIVGVEGVAEAAVVGGAHEVKGEAVYAYVILEDGYEGDDEMEAAIVEGVEDAIGPIARPESVVFTPELPKTRSGKIMRRLLEDIANDEGLGDTSTLRNPEIVEDIRESVQD; encoded by the coding sequence ATGTCCGAAGACCCAGAACTCGAAGCCCGCCTCGCGGAACAGGACTCCTTCGAACCGCCCGAATCGTTCGTCGAGCAGGCGAACGTCTCGGACCCCGAGATTTACGAGGAGTTCGAGGAGAACTGGCCGGGGGCGTGGGAGCGCGCCGCCGACCTGCTGGACTGGAAGACCGAGTACGACGAGGTGCTAGACGACTCGAATCCGCCGTTCTACGAGTGGTTCACCGGCGGCGAACTCAACGCGAGTTACAACTGCGTCGACCGCCACCTCGACGAGCGCGGCGACGAAGTCGCCATCGAGTGGGTGGGCGAACCGACAGACGAGGCGAACCGAACGTACACGTATCGAGACCTCTACGACGAGGTCAACGAGTTCGCGGCGGCGCTGCGGGCGTTGGGCGTCGAGGAGGACGACGTGGTGACGATGTACCTCCCGATGATTCCCGAACTCCCGATTGCGATGTTGGCGTGTGCGCGCATCGGTGCGCCTCACTCCGTGGTGTTCGCGGGGTTCTCCGCGGACGCGCTCGCGACGCGCATGAACGCCGCCGACTCCGACTATCTCGTGACCTGTGACGGCTACTACCGGCGCGGCGACCCCCTCGACCACCTCGGGAAAGCGAACGAGGGCCTCGACGGCGTCGGACACGACACCGAGACCGTCGTGGTGGACCGCCTCGGCGACGACGGCTTCGGGCACGGCCTCGGCGACGACCAGTACGACTACGACGACCTCGTCGCCGAGCAGTCCGGCACCGCCGTCGAGCCGGTGACGCGGGACGCCGAGGACATGCTGTTTTTGATGTACACCTCGGGGACGACCGGGGAGCCCAAGGGCGTCAAGCACACGACCGGCGGCTACCTCTCGTACGTCGCGTGGACGAGCCAGGCGGTCCTGGACGTGAAACCCGAGGACACGTACTTCTGCCCCGCCGACATCGGCTGGATTACCGGTCACTCCTACATCGTGTATGGCCCGCTCGCGCTCGGCACGACGACGATGATGTACGAGGGGACGCCCGACTACCCGGAGCGCGACCGGATGTGGGAAATCGTCGAGGAGTACGAGGCCGACCAGTTCTACACCGCCCCGACCGCCATCCGGGCGTTCATGAAGTGGGGCTCGGAGTACCCCGAGGGACACGACCTCTCTTCGCTGCGCCTGCTCGGGACCGTCGGCGAGCCAATCAATCCGCGTGCGTGGAAGTGGTACTACAAGCACGTCGGCAACGAGGACTGTCCCATCGTAGACACGTGGTGGCAGACCGAGACCGGCGGCATGATGGTGACGGGGCTGCCGGGAATCTCCACGATGAAACCGGGGTCGGCAGGCCGCCCGCTCCCGGGTATCGACGCGCGCGTCGTCGACGCCGCCGGCGAGGAGGTCGACGCGGGGAAAGCCGGCTACTTGACGGTGAACAAGCCGTGGCCGGGGATGTTGCGCACGCTGTACAACAACGACGAGCGGTTCGTCTCCGAGTACTGGACTGAGTACTCGGACACCGACTCCGACGACCCGTCGGACTGGGTGTACTTCCCGGAGGACGGGGCGAAGATAGACGACGACGGCTACATCACCGTGCTCGGGCGCGTGGACGACGTCATCAACGTCTCCGGGCACCGCCTCGGCACGATGGAAATCGAGTCCGCCATCGTCGGCGTCGAGGGCGTCGCCGAAGCCGCCGTCGTCGGCGGCGCACACGAGGTGAAAGGGGAGGCCGTCTACGCCTACGTCATCCTCGAAGACGGCTACGAGGGCGACGACGAGATGGAGGCCGCCATCGTCGAGGGGGTGGAGGACGCAATCGGCCCCATCGCGCGCCCCGAGTCCGTCGTGTTCACGCCGGAACTCCCGAAGACTCGCTCCGGCAAAATCATGCGCCGTCTCCTCGAAGACATCGCCAACGACGAGGGACTCGGCGACACCTCCACGCTCCGCAACCCCGAAATCGTCGAGGACATCCGGGAGAGCGTCCAGGACTAG
- a CDS encoding acyl-CoA mutase large subunit family protein, protein MYDEDDLADIREAREDWEEETLDPVLDAYGERKDRFATVSNMEVGRLYTPEDVADTDYDEDLGFPGEFPYTRGVYPTGYRGRTWTMRQFAGFGTAEETNERFHYLIDEGQTGLSTAFDMPSLMGLDSDDPMSLGEVGKEGVAVDTLRDMEILFDGIDLDEVSTSFTINPSAPVIYAMYLALADQQGVPREEIRGTLQNDMLKEFIAQKEWVTPPESSLDLVTDVVEYCAGETPKFHPISISGYHIREAGSTAVQELAFTLADGFAYVEDAMERGLDVDEFAPTLSFFFNSHNSIFEEVAKFRAARRIYARVMDEWYDAEADASKELKFHTQTAGQSLTAQQPKNNIARVTLQALAAVLGGSQSIHTNSFDEALALPSEEAVRVALRTQQIIAEESGAADIVDPLGGSFAVESLTDEVEEEAMAYIEEIKEMGDGSVRDGVLTGIEEGYFHREIQESAYEYQSRVDDGEETVVGVNEYEIEEDTSPDLLHVDEDETRERQLSRLASVKEDRDDSEVEATLDALRDAIHADENTIPYIVDAVKAYATMGEIMQVFEDEFGSYQETAAVA, encoded by the coding sequence ATGTACGACGAGGACGACCTCGCTGACATCCGCGAGGCGCGCGAGGACTGGGAGGAGGAGACACTCGACCCGGTACTCGACGCCTACGGCGAGCGAAAGGACCGGTTCGCGACGGTCTCGAACATGGAGGTGGGTCGACTCTACACGCCCGAGGACGTGGCCGACACCGACTACGACGAGGACCTCGGGTTCCCCGGCGAGTTCCCGTACACTCGGGGCGTCTACCCGACCGGCTACCGCGGCCGGACGTGGACGATGCGCCAGTTCGCGGGCTTCGGCACCGCCGAGGAGACCAACGAGCGCTTCCACTACCTCATCGACGAGGGCCAGACCGGGCTGTCGACGGCCTTCGACATGCCGTCGCTGATGGGACTCGACTCCGACGACCCGATGAGCCTCGGAGAAGTCGGGAAGGAGGGCGTCGCCGTGGACACGCTCCGCGACATGGAAATTCTGTTCGACGGCATCGACCTCGACGAGGTCTCGACCTCCTTCACCATCAACCCCAGCGCGCCGGTCATCTACGCGATGTACCTCGCGCTCGCCGACCAGCAGGGCGTCCCCCGCGAGGAGATTCGAGGCACCCTCCAGAACGACATGCTCAAGGAGTTCATCGCGCAGAAGGAGTGGGTGACGCCGCCCGAGTCCTCGCTCGACCTCGTCACCGACGTGGTGGAGTACTGCGCCGGGGAGACGCCGAAGTTCCACCCCATCTCGATTTCGGGCTACCACATCCGGGAGGCCGGGTCGACCGCGGTCCAGGAACTCGCGTTCACGCTCGCGGACGGCTTCGCGTACGTCGAGGACGCGATGGAGCGCGGCCTCGACGTCGACGAGTTCGCGCCGACGCTGAGTTTCTTCTTCAACTCCCACAACTCCATCTTCGAGGAGGTGGCGAAGTTCCGCGCCGCCCGCCGCATCTACGCCCGCGTGATGGACGAGTGGTACGACGCCGAGGCCGACGCGTCGAAGGAACTCAAGTTCCACACGCAGACCGCCGGACAGAGCCTGACCGCCCAGCAGCCCAAGAACAACATCGCTCGCGTCACCCTACAGGCGCTGGCGGCCGTCCTCGGCGGCTCTCAGAGCATCCACACGAACTCCTTCGACGAGGCACTCGCGCTCCCAAGCGAGGAGGCCGTGCGGGTCGCGCTCCGCACCCAGCAGATTATCGCCGAGGAGTCCGGCGCCGCCGACATCGTCGACCCGCTCGGCGGCAGTTTCGCCGTCGAGTCCCTCACCGACGAGGTCGAGGAGGAGGCGATGGCGTACATCGAGGAGATCAAGGAGATGGGCGACGGTTCCGTCCGCGACGGCGTCCTCACGGGCATCGAGGAGGGGTACTTCCACCGCGAGATTCAGGAGTCCGCCTACGAGTACCAGTCCCGCGTGGACGACGGCGAGGAGACGGTCGTCGGCGTCAACGAGTACGAGATAGAGGAGGACACCAGCCCCGACCTGCTCCACGTCGACGAGGACGAGACGCGGGAGCGCCAGCTCTCCCGCCTCGCATCCGTCAAGGAAGACCGCGACGACAGCGAGGTGGAGGCGACCCTCGACGCGCTCCGCGACGCCATCCACGCCGACGAGAACACGATTCCGTACATCGTGGACGCGGTGAAGGCGTACGCCACGATGGGCGAAATCATGCAGGTGTTCGAGGACGAGTTCGGGAGTTACCAGGAGACCGCCGCGGTCGCCTGA
- a CDS encoding ABC transporter permease, whose product MSAAAPAGDIDTGARGYLRFCRASLRKRVLLMIRYPVNFFSQIATMFILFAGVFLGGRAIAPAAISDTIGGIIVGYLLWSLSMSAFSGLSWNVTRESQWGTLEQLFMSPFGFGPVMLAKTVVNVLVSFFTGALVLLFMMTLTGTWLAVNPLTLLPLGVLAVAPALGVGFALGGLAIRFKRVENLFQIMQFVFVALIAAPVDQYPLLKWVPLAQGSQLLQAAMRDGVALWEFPAGELGVLVATAVGYLALGYAAFYYCQRWARREGVMGHY is encoded by the coding sequence ATGAGCGCCGCCGCGCCCGCCGGCGACATCGACACCGGCGCCCGTGGCTACCTGCGGTTCTGTCGCGCGTCCCTGCGCAAGCGCGTCCTCCTGATGATTCGGTACCCGGTGAACTTCTTCTCCCAGATTGCGACGATGTTCATCCTCTTCGCCGGCGTGTTCCTCGGCGGCCGGGCCATCGCGCCCGCCGCCATCTCGGACACCATCGGCGGCATCATCGTCGGCTATCTGCTGTGGTCGCTGTCGATGAGCGCGTTCTCCGGGCTCTCCTGGAACGTCACCCGCGAGTCCCAGTGGGGCACCCTCGAACAGTTGTTCATGTCGCCGTTCGGGTTCGGGCCGGTGATGCTCGCGAAGACCGTCGTGAACGTCCTCGTCTCGTTTTTCACCGGGGCGCTCGTGTTGCTGTTCATGATGACGCTCACCGGGACGTGGCTCGCGGTCAACCCGCTCACGCTGCTTCCCCTCGGCGTGCTCGCCGTCGCGCCCGCGCTCGGCGTCGGGTTCGCGCTCGGCGGCCTCGCGATTCGGTTCAAGCGCGTCGAGAACCTCTTCCAGATAATGCAGTTCGTGTTCGTCGCGCTCATCGCGGCGCCCGTCGACCAGTACCCGCTGTTGAAGTGGGTGCCCCTCGCACAGGGCAGCCAACTGCTCCAGGCCGCGATGAGAGACGGCGTCGCGCTCTGGGAGTTCCCCGCCGGCGAACTCGGCGTGCTCGTCGCCACCGCCGTCGGCTACCTCGCGCTCGGGTACGCCGCGTTCTACTACTGCCAGCGGTGGGCGCGCCGCGAGGGCGTCATGGGCCACTACTGA